AACATGAGTGTtatgtgtattgtgtgtgacaccgataacgggtggcgtctagtgaatgAGTTCAAGTACGAGTCTAATTGTAAAAGAAAgtgaatgagaatgagaatgagaatggaTAAGTGAAAGTGAATAAGGATGTGAAAGGATAAGTGAATGTATAAGTGAATAACGTTAAGGTTAAACATGGGTTGGGAAATCATATAGAGTCTAGAGGGAGTACGTGGGGTAGTAGTTCTACGCTAGGCATCCATACGAGCTGTGGtggaatccacaagaatatggaggCACCCATAGGAGCTGTGGtggaatccacaagaatatggggtagaagtcTAGCGAGAGCTACCCACGGAGAAAGAGAAGGTGAGCCAACCGCGAGAGGCGGGATATAAATACGTGCATTGTAGAGTTCTTCGTTCATGGTCGGGTATCGGGGTGTTAAAGGTGTCATAAGATTGAGTCGGTCTGGTACGTCGAGTCGGTTTAGTCTATGCTTTgacgtgtgtggcaatgagtgagatcattgtTATTGATTGATCgctaggttgttagaaatgtATAGAATTGAATGTGTGGAAAtaaatgatgatgatatgaaaTGTTAGGATGCATTAACTGACtgtagtggctagtcagccCTAGTTCCCacatagagtagtatagagtgtcatgcgggcaggctggtctagagtcacttcactgagtaacttgttgctcatcCCTCCCTTTCCATttccctgtgcgcaggactgtaagtagaagtatatggatgtgggtgtgatGGTATTTCAAAGAAGTTTATACGTCCGTCGACTCttgggaccagtaacgggacatGTAGGattgtctaaatgagtagacacgtgtccataacgccctttcgataaccccggtcggaTGCCGGGGGATAGGGCCGTTACAGCCACCATTGGACAAGACTCGACTACTGATCAGTCTAGTCGATCATGACTCATTTCGAACGAGTTCGAGCTAGATGATGGAAATGAAAGACTATGGACTGGAGCTTCGCATGGGCAAAAGAGAACAGATTGCCCATTCAACTATGCATAATGAACAATCTAGTCGAGCCAAAATGGTGGTGGATCAATTCCAAAGTGAAGATGGGCGTGACAAAACATTTATGGCCGGCTGATGACCAGATTGAGGATTCATTGGTATTCTCAGCTGGGCTAACTACAAGATCAAGAGCCAAAGACCATAAAGAAGCACATAGAGACTTGGTGCTTTTCGGGCAAGCAAAGGAGAAGGGTACCTGGTGCGGCCTAAGATAGCTCAAAGAGCTAGATGCCTCTTGATTAGGTCTTAAATTTAAGTCTCGTCCCAAAAGATCACTTGAAGATGGTATGGGGGATAATCCTAGTCCTAGAGCCTTTAAAGTAGATTAACTTCTCCTTAAGTTATGCGACGCTCACATGATATTTTTCTATTCTTATGGCACATGATCACCCTGCTTAGTGACAAATATGATTCACATGAGATCACTCTCCTTAGTGTGAAGGATGATGTTCATCACGCGAACAAAGGGTAAGATGGTCTCTCAAAGGAGACAAATTTGAAGACAGAAGctgtgtattattaattttaaagtgGTATATTTACAAATCGTGCATACTTTCCTTTTAAAAGATCCAAATCATGTTCtgatcatgaaaaaaaaatgtatttttaactgGTTTATGAAAATCAAATCCTATTTATTCTAGTTGGTTTAAAAAGACCAACTTAAACCAAGACGGTAAAATCGTGGAGGGTGAAATCCAGGAAGCTGACGAGCTTCAGCGTCTCAAGGAGTAGGAGATTGATTTTGATATCGAGTTCGTGCTGGCCACTGTGTCGGATCTGTCTCTAGGAGAGCTTTATCTCCCACAGGTTTCCGAGGATTCAGTTGTGCATGATGATCTTCCGTCTTCTGCAGCAGATAATGATGAGGTCATTCTATAGGTCTTctatctttgtttttgtttttttcaaaatgttatgaCATTAcatcggggggggggggggggggctttTACCCTTTTAGTTAACTGTTAAAGGTAAGTTAAAGGTAATTCGGCATTGTATGACTCttataaaaattgttaaaaaagtTAAGAGCAGAGAAATCGAGTTCGAATAACATTGTCTTAGGTCTAGATATAAAAATCACTAAGTAGTTGTGCAAAGATGTTAAAGGTATTTCGGCATGATATGACTCttataaaaattgttaaaaaagtTAAGAGCAGAGCAATCGAGTTCGAATAACGTTGTCTTAGGTCTAGATATAAAAACCAGTAAGTAGTTGTGCAAAGATGTCGATGGTAGAGATATAATATCTGCAAATCAGCAAGCTAATTCAAGTTGATTGGTAGCACTTTAAGATGTCGAACcaagatattatttaatatttatatagaaaacactattggttgcttgtccttttttttttaatgcccTGGAGGCTGCTCAGGCATCCAGGTCACGGACAAGACGTAGTCGAGGACAATTTTTAGTTAGTTTGTTGAGGCTGTGATCAAGCTTAAGCTGCCTACCTACCCTGCTATCTTTACGGTGAGTCTTTGAACTTCATTTGTCGACCTAGGGATGATGTTTTTATGAGGGCCGGGATCTGCTTTGGGTTAGATTTGATCCATCATTTGGTTACAAGATACCCGATTAGTTTGCTGGAGGAAATTTCGAAAGAGCATTTGGTCGGGTTGAGTGTCATTCCTAATTTATTTAGGAAGGTGAAGTATACCTGGAGTTGGGCTACATGGTCTTTGGCTTTAGATGACTTAACAAACATGTCATTTATATAGACCTTCATCGTTGTACTGAGCTGTTCATCGAACATCCGGTCACGAGGCACTGGTATGTGGCACCATCATTCTTGAGGCCGAAGGAACCTTGTAGAAAAAGGTCCCTCAATCTGTAGTGAAGCTTATTTTCTCTTCGTCATCTGGATTCATCAAAATTTGAATATACCTAGAGAAAGCGTCCACGAATAAAAGCAATTTGTGCATGGTTGTTGCTTCTACCAACCGGTCTGTGTGTGAAAATGGAAAACTACTTTTGGAGCAAGCTTTTTATAGATTGGTAAAATTTGTGCATACCctctatttaaatttttttataatgaaagTGGGATTAGCTATTCAATTAGGATATCTCACCACTCTTATCGATCCGATTTTCAAGACTGTCGACCTTGTCGTTGACTGATTTAGCTCGTTTGGGATTCAGCTTTCGTCATTTTTGCTTTACAGACTTGAAAATTGGATTGATGTTTAGTTTTTAATATGCGACTTAGAGGTTGATACCTGACAAGTCTTATGCCGACCAGGTGAATGTATCGAGGTTCCATTTTAAGAATGATAGAATCTCAACTTTGACATGGGGAGAGTTTGTTCTCAATGACAACAAATCTTCAAAGGAAACATTTTCGAGGTTAACAAAGCTGGTGTGTTGCTTCCCAGACTCGCAGGTCGTTAGTTCGTGTTTATTTTGGATGCTTTTTTCACGATCTCTTCTTGTTTTATGAATTGGTATGAGCCAAAAGACATGATTTTCCTGAAGTTTTTCATGTAGCATGCTCGCGAGGATTTTTGGCTTCCTCGAATAGTTTTGATTCTAGCCAGAGAAGGAAATTTCAGGCATTGGTGATAGATCGACGGTAtggattttattttatgaagcCAAGTCTACCAAGCACTGTGTTGAAGGGTGTACACTGATCTACTATGGTGAATTCAATTATTTGCTGGACATCGTTGGCTTTCAAAACTAGCGGGATCGAATCAATAGAGGAAGTCATGGTTCCATCAGAGATGAAGAACGGCATTGTCCCAAGGTTTACCGCAGAATCGGGATACCTAATGTTCTTGAACATTTCATAGAAAAGGATGTCGGTCAAACTCTTGGTGTCAAAAATTATCCTTGATAACTGGCATGCAGCAACGTCAGGTCTAATGACGAGGACATATTCATGTGATTTATCGAGCTTTATGGTCTTGTATAAGTAGAAAATGATCTTGTTGTTGAGGGGGAACATTATCGACTGTTGCGTTTTCCTCTTAACTTGTTTTCGGCGAGCTTTGACCAGGATGGTAGCGTTATAGCATCCATGTGTTCCTTGGATGAAATCGATCTGTTTGATCACACAACTGAGGTCTGATCCATTGGATCGTCATTTATTTCTGATATTAAATcaaccgatgttttcttgttttggagATTGCATAAGATGGATAAATATTTGtgcctttaaaccttaaaaaGGGTTCTTAGCAAGGATGCTATATGTTTATCTTCTCCATAGATGCACCAAAATGTGGATCGTAAAACCCACACTAGGAATTATGTAGTGTTGTTTGTAAAATTAGGGAATTAATAACTTGTGAACAACAATCCTTAGGACAAAAACGATGTAATATTAATATCGAAAATGATTTACAAGTATTTATGAATGTGAATGCGGCTAAACTAGTGATGAACAAAGTAGAAAACGATGTCGAAGTATTTAGGGAACGCGAGCTTGAATTCAATATGTTTAGGTGCATATACGCCGAAATGTGAATCTCCTTTAATTTATCAAACTTCTTTCTTCTTATACTCCTAAAAGTTTTTCAGAGCTTCTGATATCTTCTCCTCTTGATAACTTGATTGAGGATATCCGAAGGTTTCTCTTGATAGGTCGAGCCCAAGCTCAAAGTTCACCATCGCCTCGAGCTTGTTCTTCGTATTCAGCCCGTCCATTTGTGTCGAGGTGTAACCATTCCTAGGCCGGAGTGACTGCTGGATTAGGGCTCAACATATAAGATTGGGTGTGGGAGAGGTTTGACGAAAGAAACTTTTCGGGTGATCATCTTCTGAACTCTGATCGTAGACCAACCTCATCCGGCAACATTAGCTCCACTTTTAATATGTCTGATGTAttggatttgaggtcaaatctttttaaaggaggaggggatggtgCGGCCACCACTAGACAAGAATCAACTATTGTACAATCTAATCAATCAGGACTCAATCCGAATGATTTGAAGTTAGATGATGGAAACGGATCTGTTTGGACACTAAATGGAGAAGAAATAGAAGACAATGGACTGGAGCACAACATGGACCAAGGAGACCAGATTTTTTTACCAACTATGCATGATGAAAAATCTAGTCAAGCAAGAATGGTGGTGGATCTGTTCCAAAGTGAAGATGGAGACACAAGTCCTTTACAGCCCAAGAAGAGGATGCCGACCAGATTTAAGATCCATTGGTCTTCTCAGTTGGGCCACTGACAAGATGAAAAGGCAAAACCCAAAAAAGTATTTAGAGACTTGGTGCTTTCGTGCAAGCAAAGGATAAGAAAACCCATGAGAAGAAACCGACCAAATGGCTTAACTAAATCTTGGTTAAcaattataaatgtatttttagatTAAACCAAGTGTAAAAATATTAGTACATGAGTTCTCCCTAGCCTCCTGGGCATGAAGTTCGAGACACTCTCAAGATCTATGTTCTCTTGCACCGGCGAAGCAGTTTCCTGTCGGCCCAGGGTACCTTCACCGACACTGCtcgcctctttcatcttcacGTTCCTGTTTCTCTTCCTTATTGGCTGCTTTCCATTTCTTCTACTTTGGCCTATCAGAGGATGGAGACCCCATGTTTCTCATTTGGGATGAATTTACCGGTGGGTTCACCTGGTCTGGTTTTTATTTCATCATCCTTCTCTAGCGAAAAGTATATTTTACCTCCACTCCTCCTTTCTACGAAAGGAAATGTCTTCTTGGCTTCATTGCtaagttttaattttagtttactCATCGGTATGCCATCTTTCATAACTGTCTGTACGGGACCAGAAGATGCAATCGAGATTACCATAGTTTTCCCTATTGGTGCTGGCTCTCAACGTCACCCTTTTATGTGATTATCTTTCAGCTATTCGACTTTGTCACGAAGGCCTTATCGACGCAATGGAGCTTTGTATTGACTTTTATGTCATCTTGTCATGAAGAATGATATATCTTAATTCTTTTGATattgttatttatgtttttagttaAAGGGGATGGCTAATTCGCTATTTTTATTGTAACCGCAAAAGATAAGTATGAAGGAAAGTAAgctgtgttccaaaaaaaagaagattaaacCAAGTGTTATTAAGATTACAAAATCAAACCGTGTAAACCCATTATAGTTATGAATTGGTTCTTTCAAACCaactaggtttagggttttgttggCTAAGTTGTCTCCATACTTTCTTTTTATTACCGTGTAAGCTGTTGAGTTTTAAGATCATCAATGAACTAAAGTTGTAACCTAACATCTAGTCAGTGTGCTTTCTTTCTctgttcaacataaaaacatttttcttcacCTAAGGAGAGGGATTTCCATCGTTAATCATTTTGGCATCAAACAGGATGCACATGTGCCATAAGAGTAGCAACACTGTTCGAGAGCATTCCATAGCTCAAAAAAACAAATTCCATTGTCCACACACGAGTGCTAGCAGCCTCTAGGACAATCATCTTCCACCCCCTCAAGTGATCACGGGAGCATTTGCCATCCAAGGCCGTACCAGCTTTACTGTCGATGGATCTCAGGGCTGATTATGGGCAAACCACCTGAAACATCTTCGTGCTCATGTCCATCGGAATTAGAGGCTATATGCCTGACTAATCTTCTTcccattctttttcttttatcagCAGATCTGCTTGTTTGATTGTTCTTCTGCCTATTTTTTACTTCGCCATACTTTTCTCCGGAATCTCGATTTACCAACTATTCTGATGCCCATaggttttattaataaatatgatcaattaaaaaatgtttcgaTCATTTTACAATTAAAACATTACAGTCTAGTTAAGAGAGGACGGTTTGAGAAGATAGTAGGAGATGACCGTTCAATTAAAAGAAGACTGAAGGTCAGGGAAAATATGCGCTCAGATAGTTAAGATGATCTTGTCTCGAAATATGCTTATTCTACTGTGATGTGATTAGTCTAACATTCAGCAAAAACGTTTTAGGATTTGCATGGATTGTTTCTTCATGCATTCTATGGTGGTGACTATAAAAGCCTGTTATTTTCGGACATTGACAAGTTCTTTGGGAGAAAACAAAGCTAAGCAAGTCACTCATATTATAAGCAAAAGTTagcaaaataatataagtaGATAACTGGAGTGGATTAAAACTTCTATGATAAAGCTTTACAATTATACGGCATGATTAATATGTACGACCTAGTCGTACGCCATGCATAGACATTCCGcctacttatatatatataataaccttcattttttttgcttaatatatattattacctTGTGACGGTGTCGTTGAAAAAGacatttgaatatatattgagGTTTATTCTCATAAAGTAGACTTTGACTTGGTAAGTTGGTACCCATTATTGGAGGAGGCTAGCTGCTCATACGTCATGATATCATATAATGCTATGTGTACGTGCCTTAGTCTTTTAGTGATTTGTTATGATCGGGATAATGAAGAGTCCTCATGGGATTTTGTTTGTCATTTTTTCCTTTGCAGCTTTTTCCATCACTCATCTTGTTGAAGCACAAAATCAAGAGGGTACAAATATCCTTACCTTTTTCAATTGGCTAACCTTATTGTACCGTTGATATACCTATACATGATCCCAACAATCATGTGTTTCATTTCTTAACAGGTTTTATCACTTTAGATTGTGGCTTGCCTTTAAATGAATCTCCTTATGTAGAGCCGGAAACAGAAATACAGTTCTTGTCAGATGAGAACTTCATCCAAGGTGGAAAGATGGGTAGAATCCCGGCTAATCTTGAATCAGAAAACCTTAAGCCCTACTCGACCCTACGATATTTTCCAGATGGAATACGAAATTGCTATGATATAAGGGTAGAAGTTGGGAGGAATTATCTAATTAGAGCTATGTTTTTCTATGGAAACTTTGACGGGCTTAATGTTAGCCCAGAGTTCGATATGTATACAGGCCCTAATAAGTGGACAACCATAGATCTACAAAAAGAACCATCTGGTTCAGGTAAGGAAATCATTCACATCTCAAGATCAAACTCTTTGCAAATTTGTCTTGTTAAGACGGGGGCAACTACACCAATGATATCGACCTTGGAATTACGACCATTGGCGAATGATACTTACTTGGCTATATCTGGTTCCCTCAAACTTAACTTTCGTATGTATCTTAGTAATTCCACTGCTCTTCTTCGGTACGTATTCCACTGCTCGTCTATACATTTTTGTATTACAAATGTATTACAactttacatttatatatatatagttaatttcATTCGTTTTACTCTACATACCCAATACTAAGAGAATGATTGTGGTTGTGACAGGTACCCGAAAGATGTTTACGATCGTACATGGGTTCCATTTTTCCAACCCGACAATTGGGCACACATTTCGACAACAGCAAATGTGTCCAATAAAAATCACTATGATCCACCGCAAGCTGTGCTTAAAGGGGCCGCGATACCTAAAAATCTGGATGGACCACTGACGATAACTTGGAGGTTGGAGAATCCTGATTATCAAATCTACTTGTATCGGCACTTTGCTGAGATCCAAGATATAGAGGCCAATGACACTAGAGAATTTGACTGTTTGTTGAATGGAGAAACAATTACTATTAATGCTATTAATCCTAAATATCTTGAAATAGAGACTATGCTTACCACAATTCCCAAGGAATGCAATGGAGGTATCTGCCATATGCAGTTGATAAAAACCCAAAGATCGACACTTCCACCTCTGCTTAATGGTTTTGCAGTTTACTCAGTTCTTCAGCTTCCACAACTTCAGACAAATGAAACTGAAggtataagaaaatattttttcattagaTGATTATTTAACACTAATCATTAAATCTTATTAATTCTTTGATTCCCTTTACGCTAGTGGTTGCTATCAAGAACATCAGTTATACTTATGAATTAAATAGAATCAATTGGCAAGGAGATCCATGCGTCCCCAGACAATTCTTGTGGGATGGATTAAACTGTAGCATCTCAGATATATCTGTGCCACCAAAAATAATATCCTTGTAAGATCTTACATGAACTTTGGAAACCAGTAACATATAATGTCCATATATTGACTCAACTTATGATATATTCTTTAATAACCAGAAATTTGTCTTCAAGTGGCTTGAGTGGAACCATACTATCTCACTTTCAGAATCTAAACCATCTAGAGATCTTGTAAGTATGATtgttgttcattttttttacagACTTATAATTTGCAACGAACACACAGAAAATAATTGTTCATTGTCTCATACATCGCAGGGATTTGTCAAATAACAGTTTGAGTGGAATGGTGCCCGAATTTCTAGCCTCTATGAAATCATTGTTGGTCATGTAATgcagtttttttcttaaatttatttacCAATCACGTTCACACCAATCATGTTTGTGTACATATGACTCTTCCTCTACTGTGGCAGAAACTTGAACGGTAACAATCTTAGCGGTTCAATTCCTAAGAGTCTTCTCAATAGGGAAAGAGAAGGGCTGAAATTATAGTAAGAATTCTCGCATGAGTTTACTCTATAACTAATcattagattttgacccgcgcttaaaaAGCACaggtttatttttgaaattaaataaattctttTTATATAAGAGATAATGTATAGGTTTGACTACATTTAACCGAGTGCACTGAACCGTACCAAATTgggaaaaaaactcaaaattaagctgaatttcataaataatcgagcatagaaaaaatagaaaccaaAGTAAGGATCAAATGagtacttaaaattttaaaatacaaattatatacctattaacataactaaaccattaaaaatttatactattaataGAATTATATGTGGTAATGATCACATTTGAATAATCTATCATATATTCATATGGATTTATTGTTAGAgcaattatataatagattatgagaaaataataaatgaattcatttaaattatgtaaagtatttatatagttagagaaatataaattaaaaccaaataaatagttAAGTCTAATGAAATGGTCTAACAACCTtgtttaaatagattttttaggagtgattcccttttaatagtatagattatccAACTTACAAGATTGATTCAATGTCTTATGAATTCTAAACTTCTCTTTTGTAGTGTCCTTGGAAACAAACATCTTTGTCTATCTAGTACATGCATAGATACCAAGCTAAAGAAGAAATTTCCAGTGACGATTGTCGCACCCATTGCTTCCATCGCTGCTGTCGTTGTCATGATCATCCTCTTATTCATGTTGAGAAAGAAAATGTCATCAAGTATGGAAGATTTTTTCAACACTATGTAAATGTCATGCATGTTTTATCTTTTATACTTGCATATGCTTTACGTACAGGAAGTAAGTCTGAACCATGGATAAAGACTAAACGGAGAAGGTTTACTTATTCAGAGGTTTTAGGAATGACTAAGAACTTGCAACAACCTCTAGGTGAAGGAGCGTTTGGCATTGTTTATCATGGTAACCTAAATGGTTCAGAGCAAGTAGCTGTCAAACTGCTTTTGCAAACATCAGCACAAGGTTATAAAGAATTTAAGGCAGAGGTATGAGACGCTGTAAATTTTTGAGAAAAGGAGAGTTCTATTTTGAGAatttaaatgaatcaaaatatgtgtttgtatgtTCGAtgtacattattttattttttggtgtaaatgttaaTTCGATGTACAGTATTGATCAGGTAGAACTTCTTTTGAGGGTTCACCACATAAATTTGGTAAGTCTTGTTGGGTATTGCGATGAAAAAGATCACTTTGCCCTCATCTATGAATACATGTCCAATGGAGACTTACATCAGCATTTATCAGGTGAGCATctagtttagaaaaatattttagtgataactaaattaattaaacaattaAGATTTTCATTTCTTCTTCTAGTAATGTTTTTCTGCTcaagtatatataaattatttcatgTGATTTAGGAAAACATGTTGGGTCCGTTTTGGACTGGGGAACGCGACTACAAATAGCCATCGAAGCTGCATTAGGATTAGAATACGTGCATATTGGATGCAAACCAGCAATGGTGCACAGAGATGTCAAAAGTACAAATATCTTGTTGGATGAAGAGTTCAAAGCCAAAATTGCGGATTTTGGTCTTTCAAGATCTTTCCAAGTTGGAGGTGATCAATCTCGAGTTTCAACAGTAGTTGCTGGCACTTTGGGATATCTCGATCCTGAGTAAGTATATTCATCTACTTAATTAAAATTGTTGAAGTAGATGAACATGGAATTGAAATAGTTGCTGCCACTTTGAAATATGTTCTCCTTCTTTAAGTGGTTAAGGAATTGTACAATATATGTGAATCACACTGAATCTTTTTGGTTTAACAGATATTACTTAACAAGTGAGTTGTCTGAGAAGAGTGATATCTACAGTTTTGGGATCTTATTATTGGAGATTATCACAAATCAGCGAGTGATTGATCAAACACGTAAAAAGCCAAACATAGCAGAATGGGTGACATATGTGATTAAAAAAGGAGATACTAGTAAGATCGTGGACCCTAAACTACAAGGGAACTACGAGCCTCGCTCTGTCTGGAGAGCTCTTGAAGTAGCAATGTCATGTGCAAATCCTTCATCCGCCAAACGCCCTAACATGTCCCAAGTTATCATTAAACTTAAAGAGTGTCTTGAATCTGAAAACGCGAGGATAAATACTAATCAAGACACAAACTCTCCTCATAGTTCGGTTGAGCTGAGAGTGACTGCAACCTTTGATAGCGACATGTACCCTAAGGCAAGATAGTATATGTGTCTTTGTCTAATGTTGGCATGGATCAAACCTATTGGTGTATACCTGTCTAATTATTGTCAATCAGCTTTTCTTAAAATGCGCTTCAATGTAAGAAGAAGTTAAAGTATGCATGTATATTAACCGTTGTAAAATGTAAGCACACGAATGTTGTAAAGTGATCAAATATATCGGCATATACATGTAAAACTAGGTAATATCCATGTCCTgcacataattaaatattttatgaactATTAGGGCGAGTCCGCGCTTCGCGTGGGATTTTGACGCAATTAAATGTTTTGATCAGACattttgtttttcagttttgaaagattagttatctatttttatgaaACATTATTTTATGTGATCTTTTTTATATAACATGTTATGATATTGAGAGCGAAATAAGTGTGGTTGactaaattacataattacataATTGTGATTCTTTGAATGgggtaatattttttaattagatgatACATTTCCTTTGCTTTATTTGAGATCATCCACTATCATATGTTTTGTTAAACTTTGTGTATCCCGGTTAGTTAGaactttatataattatttacttaaaataaaagttaaagaaACGATGTTACAATGTCATTTTGCTTTCTTTAAAAGTGTGTTGATACTTGGTGATAGTACTATGgatggtatattttttttattatataattttagtttttttaaaatgttttgattaTGTATAATCACTGCTTGTGCTTTTCCatcatttttcaaattaattttgtaaagtttgattttggtaagcacaaaagaaaaaatacttgtgagaatatatatttttctcttgGTCTGAGTTTGATGAAATGTGAGAAATAATATCacaaatgtatttattttattttcgttgttatgattttttagatatttaggaagtttatatatattttagatttgattATGCATTTTCACTAAATTATTGTTCGTTGACTTATTTTTCGCAATTATATATgcattttcaataattttcattttttattttttatatcttctaaactttaattttaaacaaattttgtaaaattattttttgattttttattaatcattggttatggtttctattttttcttttttgttaatttctttAATTTGAACTCCGTGACAAAAAAGTAAGCAAACTTTATGAGGAatcacttcaaaaaaaaatatattgtaattaGATTTTTCTCCTCCCTTCAAAAAAATGATCTATTTATACTTGAAATTTTGTATTACGTATAAGAAAACTTGAATAGTCCTTGACTTAACTATCACATCAAGCAGTAGCACAATTACAAAGctaaatatacattttattaaaataaatccaTAATAataggttgacaaaaaaaatccataataaataaaactattaaataatatgtaaCTTGGCAACATTTCATCACTTGCTACATATATGAAAGGACGGTTTAACCATACTCTCCGTCAAGCACCAAATTATGACACTTTACAACAGCTTGGTGAATCTGTTAAAAAGTTTCAGTAGGCATTCCGGTCAAGCGACAGAGCTCAGTTTCATTATGTTGCAAGATGTCAACTGAATCCAATAGCTCATTAGGGATTGGGGTATCCATTCCTTCCACGTCAGATGACCAGCACAACTGCTCTCTTCACAGCCTGCAACACATCCACCACCAACCTATACTTAGAGAAGTCTATTCAACATAATGAGACATTAGCAATCTCATCCTGATGATTCAAATAGTATATGATCATTGATCA
The Brassica napus cultivar Da-Ae chromosome A1, Da-Ae, whole genome shotgun sequence DNA segment above includes these coding regions:
- the LOC106405218 gene encoding LOW QUALITY PROTEIN: probable LRR receptor-like serine/threonine-protein kinase MEE39 (The sequence of the model RefSeq protein was modified relative to this genomic sequence to represent the inferred CDS: inserted 1 base in 1 codon) — its product is MIGIMKSPHGILFVIFSFAAFSITHLVEAQNQEGFITLDCGLPLNESPYVEPETEIQFLSDENFIQGGKMGRIPANLESENLKPYSTLRYFPDGIRNCYDIRVEVGRNYLIRAMFFYGNFDGLNVSPEFDMYTGPNKWTTIDLQKEPSGSGKEIIHISRSNSLQICLVKTGATTPMISTLELRPLANDTYLAISGSLKLNFRMYLSNSTALLRYPKDVYDRTWVPFFQPDNWAHISTTANVSNKNHYDPPQAVLKGAAIPKNLDGPLTITWRLENPDYQIYLYRHFAEIQDIEANDTREFDCLLNGETITINAINPKYLEIETMLTTIPKECNGGICHMQLIKTQRSTLPPLLNGFAVYSVLQLPQLQTNETEVVAIKNISYTYELNRINWQGDPCVPRQFLWDGLNCSISDISVPPKIISLNLSSSGLSGTILSHFQNLNHLEILDLSNNSLSGMVPEFLASMKSLLVINLNGNNLSGSIPKSLLNREREGLKLYVLGNKHLCLSSTCIDTKLKKKFPVTIVAPIASIAAVVVMIILLFMLRKKMSSSMEDFFXHYVNVMHVLSFILAYALRTGSKSEPWIKTKRRRFTYSEVLGMTKNLQQPLGEGAFGIVYHGNLNGSEQVAVKLLLQTSAQGYKEFKAEVELLLRVHHINLVSLVGYCDEKDHFALIYEYMSNGDLHQHLSGKHVGSVLDWGTRLQIAIEAALGLEYVHIGCKPAMVHRDVKSTNILLDEEFKAKIADFGLSRSFQVGGDQSRVSTVVAGTLGYLDPEYYLTSELSEKSDIYSFGILLLEIITNQRVIDQTRKKPNIAEWVTYVIKKGDTSKIVDPKLQGNYEPRSVWRALEVAMSCANPSSAKRPNMSQVIIKLKECLESENARINTNQDTNSPHSSVELRVTATFDSDMYPKAR